One part of the Ruegeria sp. SCSIO 43209 genome encodes these proteins:
- a CDS encoding FAD-dependent oxidoreductase: MPLRLLKYGLSADYPVTGDIPATPELKSSYDVVIVGGGGHGLACAHYLSKYHGITNVAVLEKGYLAGGNTARNTTTIRSNYITKEGIAFYKEGVQLYGKMSEELDFNVMFSQRGQLTLAHTEATLRSFHLRAEMGKHAGTRIEVVDAQTVKDLSPHLNMDEGGPLEIIGGLWHADGGTARHDAVAWGYAAQASRRGVEIHQRTEVEGFDTAGGKITKVRTNRGDISAGQVMIAVGGMNYDMAMKAGVELPIRCYPLQAMVTQPLKPWLYTLVSSVSLHTYLVQSSRGEIVIGGGSDPYQLYSTRSTLDMKEHLAEGAVHLFPFLHGVRLLRQWAGITDMTPDYSPIMGASPLSNLWLDCGWGTWGFKATPVAGKYMAQSIANQKVAPILEPFTMERFATFDLLNEMGATAASH; encoded by the coding sequence ATGCCGCTAAGGCTGCTGAAATACGGGCTATCCGCCGATTACCCTGTCACCGGAGACATTCCGGCCACGCCAGAGCTTAAATCCAGTTACGATGTGGTCATCGTAGGTGGTGGCGGCCACGGACTGGCCTGTGCCCACTACCTATCAAAGTATCACGGCATCACCAATGTGGCTGTGCTGGAAAAGGGTTATCTGGCGGGCGGCAACACCGCGCGGAACACCACTACCATCCGCTCGAACTACATCACCAAAGAGGGCATCGCGTTCTACAAGGAAGGTGTGCAGCTTTACGGGAAGATGAGCGAAGAGCTGGATTTCAACGTCATGTTCAGCCAGCGCGGTCAACTGACGCTGGCCCATACCGAGGCGACGCTACGCTCGTTCCATCTGCGGGCCGAGATGGGTAAACACGCGGGCACCCGGATCGAGGTCGTTGATGCGCAGACGGTCAAGGACCTGTCCCCGCATCTGAATATGGATGAAGGCGGGCCGCTGGAAATCATCGGCGGTTTGTGGCACGCCGATGGAGGCACTGCGCGGCATGATGCGGTGGCCTGGGGCTATGCAGCGCAAGCCAGTAGGCGCGGGGTGGAAATTCATCAACGTACCGAGGTTGAAGGGTTCGACACTGCCGGTGGCAAGATCACAAAAGTGCGCACCAATCGCGGTGATATCAGTGCCGGGCAGGTGATGATTGCTGTCGGGGGCATGAACTACGACATGGCGATGAAAGCCGGGGTAGAATTGCCGATCCGTTGCTATCCGTTGCAGGCGATGGTCACGCAGCCGCTGAAACCGTGGCTGTACACGCTGGTCAGTTCGGTCAGCCTGCACACCTATCTGGTGCAGTCATCGCGAGGCGAGATCGTGATCGGCGGTGGCTCGGACCCTTATCAGCTGTATTCCACCCGCTCGACACTGGACATGAAAGAACATCTGGCCGAAGGCGCGGTACATTTGTTCCCGTTCCTGCACGGGGTGCGTCTGCTGCGACAATGGGCCGGGATTACCGACATGACGCCCGATTACTCACCCATCATGGGTGCCAGCCCATTGTCCAACCTATGGCTAGATTGCGGTTGGGGCACTTGGGGGTTCAAAGCCACTCCGGTGGCGGGCAAGTACATGGCGCAGTCCATCGCCAACCAGAAGGTCGCGCCGATACTCGAACCCTTCACAATGGAGCGTTTCGCCACCTTTGATCTGCTCAATGAAATGGGCGCAACTGCCGCGAGCCACTGA
- a CDS encoding 2Fe-2S iron-sulfur cluster-binding protein, whose protein sequence is MARLPAPWGNRINRDAPVSFSFEGQAFQGYEGDVIASALAGKGKWMLSRSFKYHRPRGAMSMAGTEADTLVQLPSDPNVQADRHPISAGLQVTAQNVNGSLSRDRDAFMDKLGRFMPVGFYYRTFMGPTRNSWLKLWEPLIRKKAGLGVLDINAPNEDYEKANLFCDLLVVGAGLAGLTAAIEAAEAGADVILAEQEPVLGGALTYGRDVDRLSDLLAKVQSLPNLRIMTDTVVNGWFEDNWLPLIRGNKLFKTRAREVLLATGCIEQPAIFRNNDLPGILLGTGAQRLMRHYGVKPGKRAVVLAANLDGYRVALDLLDAGVELAAVVDPRPGGSGSELGQQLATRGTRVIHGAVGEARGKTHVTGVKVGGDWLDCDLLVISVGYAPMWQLPCHAGANLGYNETAARFSLSLPDAPLGIVGGVAGVFAPDAVVADAQRAAQTALTRLGLPTRDIAQVEDVEASLTNFEPAIAGHPKGKDFVDRDEDIQIKDLQNAVKEGYRELELIKRFTTVGMGPSQGRHSALATARVVAKATDRTIGEIGVTTARPPFGPETLGVLSGHHHPADRRTALHHEHIRLGADMRPVGAWWRPYFYGPKQDAKRLIEEEVHAVRNGVGVLDVSTLGGLEVRGPDAGEFLNRIYTMAYKKQPVGRCRYCLMTNEMGTVIDDGVAYRLAEDLFYVTATTGAVARVYSDMLFWNAQWRLDVDVLNVTSAFSGFNITGPKARSVVEALDSDIDFSRDGFAYLDGRSGMVAGVPVRAMRIGFTGELSYELHCPTSYAHTLWDAVMAAGHAHELRPYGLEASRILRLEKGHILIGQDTDALTSPDELGFEWAISKTKPFFVGKRSTEMRRNKGLPRKLVGLTFDGPDVPGESCLVLRNDVPVGHVTSVLWSPTLNTHIALAYVHGDDATQGSQVTVKCRNGKRVVTTVRGHTFFDPENKRQEV, encoded by the coding sequence ATGGCCCGACTTCCCGCACCCTGGGGCAACAGGATCAATCGAGATGCGCCGGTATCGTTCAGCTTTGAAGGGCAGGCATTTCAGGGATACGAAGGTGATGTGATCGCCTCGGCTTTGGCCGGGAAGGGGAAGTGGATGCTGTCGCGCTCGTTCAAATACCACCGACCGCGCGGTGCGATGTCGATGGCGGGCACCGAGGCCGATACGCTGGTGCAACTGCCCTCGGACCCGAACGTGCAGGCCGACCGGCATCCGATTTCGGCAGGGCTGCAAGTTACGGCGCAGAACGTCAACGGATCACTGTCGCGAGACCGCGACGCATTCATGGACAAGCTGGGGCGATTCATGCCGGTGGGGTTCTATTATCGTACCTTCATGGGCCCGACGCGCAATAGCTGGCTGAAACTGTGGGAGCCGCTGATCCGCAAGAAGGCTGGGCTGGGCGTTCTGGATATCAACGCACCGAATGAAGACTACGAAAAGGCCAACCTGTTTTGTGACCTGCTGGTCGTCGGCGCGGGGCTGGCCGGGTTGACCGCCGCCATCGAAGCCGCCGAAGCCGGGGCTGACGTCATCCTGGCCGAGCAGGAGCCGGTATTGGGCGGCGCGCTGACCTATGGCCGCGATGTCGACAGGCTGTCCGACCTACTGGCGAAAGTGCAAAGTCTGCCGAACCTTCGCATCATGACCGATACAGTGGTGAACGGCTGGTTCGAGGACAACTGGCTGCCGCTGATCCGGGGCAACAAGCTGTTCAAGACGCGCGCGCGCGAGGTTCTGCTGGCCACCGGCTGCATCGAACAGCCCGCGATCTTCCGAAACAATGACCTGCCGGGCATCTTGCTGGGCACTGGCGCGCAACGGCTTATGCGGCACTATGGTGTGAAACCGGGCAAGCGCGCGGTGGTACTGGCCGCCAATCTCGACGGTTATCGGGTGGCGCTGGATCTGTTGGACGCAGGCGTAGAACTGGCGGCTGTGGTTGATCCGCGCCCCGGTGGCAGCGGCAGTGAGCTTGGCCAGCAACTGGCAACAAGGGGAACGCGTGTCATTCACGGCGCCGTGGGCGAGGCGCGTGGCAAGACCCATGTTACCGGCGTAAAGGTCGGAGGCGACTGGCTAGATTGCGATCTGTTGGTAATTTCGGTCGGCTATGCGCCAATGTGGCAACTGCCCTGTCATGCTGGCGCGAACCTTGGGTACAATGAAACGGCGGCGCGGTTTTCCCTGTCTCTGCCAGACGCTCCGCTGGGCATTGTCGGGGGTGTTGCCGGGGTCTTTGCGCCTGATGCGGTGGTGGCCGATGCGCAACGCGCGGCACAGACGGCGTTGACTCGTCTGGGGCTGCCAACCCGCGACATCGCGCAGGTCGAAGATGTAGAGGCTTCGTTGACGAATTTCGAACCGGCAATCGCCGGGCATCCCAAGGGCAAGGATTTTGTCGACCGGGACGAGGATATTCAAATCAAGGACCTGCAAAACGCGGTTAAGGAAGGCTATCGCGAGTTGGAGCTGATCAAGCGCTTTACCACAGTTGGTATGGGGCCGTCACAAGGGCGGCACTCGGCGCTGGCCACCGCCCGGGTGGTGGCCAAGGCGACCGACCGCACCATCGGGGAGATCGGCGTGACTACGGCCCGTCCGCCCTTTGGCCCCGAAACGCTGGGCGTGCTGTCCGGTCATCATCACCCGGCAGACAGGCGCACAGCGCTGCATCACGAACATATCCGGTTGGGGGCGGACATGCGCCCGGTCGGAGCGTGGTGGCGGCCTTATTTCTACGGCCCGAAACAAGACGCCAAGCGCCTCATCGAAGAAGAGGTGCATGCGGTGCGCAATGGGGTCGGCGTGCTGGATGTTTCAACTCTGGGCGGGCTCGAGGTGCGTGGCCCGGATGCGGGCGAATTCCTCAACCGCATTTACACCATGGCCTACAAAAAGCAGCCTGTGGGCCGCTGCCGGTACTGCCTGATGACAAACGAAATGGGCACGGTGATCGACGATGGCGTGGCGTATCGGCTGGCCGAGGATCTGTTCTATGTCACCGCCACCACCGGGGCCGTGGCGCGGGTTTATTCGGATATGTTGTTCTGGAATGCGCAGTGGCGGTTGGATGTGGATGTGCTGAACGTCACCTCGGCCTTCTCGGGCTTCAACATTACCGGTCCCAAGGCGCGCTCCGTGGTCGAAGCGCTGGACAGCGACATCGATTTCTCGCGCGATGGATTTGCCTATCTCGACGGGCGCAGCGGCATGGTGGCCGGGGTGCCGGTGCGCGCCATGCGGATTGGGTTCACCGGCGAGTTGAGCTACGAGCTGCACTGCCCCACCAGCTATGCCCACACCCTGTGGGATGCGGTGATGGCGGCGGGTCACGCGCACGAGTTGCGCCCTTACGGGCTGGAAGCCAGCCGGATTCTGCGGTTGGAGAAAGGCCATATCCTGATTGGTCAGGACACCGACGCGCTGACCTCGCCGGATGAGCTGGGGTTCGAATGGGCGATCTCGAAGACCAAGCCGTTTTTCGTGGGCAAGCGCTCAACCGAGATGCGCCGAAACAAAGGCCTGCCGCGCAAGCTGGTCGGGCTGACATTCGACGGGCCAGATGTACCGGGGGAAAGCTGTCTGGTACTGAGGAATGATGTACCGGTGGGGCATGTGACCTCGGTCCTGTGGTCGCCGACGCTGAACACCCATATCGCGCTGGCATATGTGCATGGCGATGACGCTACGCAAGGATCGCAGGTCACGGTGAAGTGCCGCAATGGCAAGCGCGTCGTTACAACTGTGCGCGGCCACACCTTTTTTGATCCTGAAAACAAACGGCAGGAGGTGTGA
- a CDS encoding sarcosine oxidase subunit delta, with protein MKILICPMNGPRNINEFQSFGPLRANPDPDTTSDQDWARHLFRADNSRGTLVEWWRHVPSNYFFLAERNATTNEVIRTFDPSELEQR; from the coding sequence ATGAAGATCCTGATCTGCCCGATGAACGGGCCCCGCAATATTAATGAATTCCAGAGCTTCGGCCCTCTGCGCGCCAACCCCGACCCGGATACAACCAGCGATCAGGACTGGGCACGTCACCTGTTCCGCGCCGACAATTCACGCGGAACGCTGGTGGAATGGTGGCGGCACGTGCCCTCGAACTATTTCTTTCTGGCCGAGCGCAACGCCACCACGAACGAGGTGATCCGCACTTTTGACCCCTCAGAGCTGGAGCAAAGGTGA